A region from the Drosophila mauritiana strain mau12 chromosome 2L, ASM438214v1, whole genome shotgun sequence genome encodes:
- the LOC117150193 gene encoding probable cytochrome P450 4ac1 isoform X4, producing MLANQLACHITRVRTEDGSPLESKVAIMPGKTRFGNNLDILNFTPASVFNFVRESTAKAKGKNYLWYFLYAPMYNVVRPEEAEEVFQSTKLITKNVVYELIRPFLGDGLLISTDHKWHSRRKALTPAFHFNVLQSFLGIFKEECKKFLNVLEKNLDAELELNQVIPPFTLNNICETALGVKLDDMSEGNEYRKAIHAIEEILIQRVCNPLMYYNWYFFLYGDYRKHSQNLRIVHDLSSRIIERKRQQFQQKQLGEVDEFGRKQRYAMLDTLLAAEADGQIDHQGICDEVNTFMFEGYDTTSTCLIFTLLMLALHEDVQNKCYEEVESLPEDSDDISMFQFNKLVYLECVIKESLRMFPSVPFIGRQCVEETVVNGMVMPKDTQISIHIYDIMRDPRHFPKPDLFQPDRFLPENTVNRHPFAYVPFSAGQRNCIGQKFAILEMKVLLAAVIRNFKLLPATQLEDLTFENGIVLRTQENIKVKLSKRVT from the exons CGGGTGCGAACCGAGGATGGCAGTCCATTGGAGAGCAAAGTGGCCATAATGCCGGGAAAAACGCGATTTGGCAACAACTTGGATATCCTGAACTTTACGCCAG ctagtgtttttaattttgtgcGCGAATCCACGGCCAAGGCCAAGGGTAAGAATTATCTGTGGTATTTTCTATATGCACCCATGTATAATGTGGTTCGACCCGAGGAAGCTGAGGAGGTATTCCAGAGCACCAAGCTGATAACCAAGAACGTGGTTTACGAACTGATTAGACCATTTCTGGGAGACGGACTCCTGATAAGCACGG ATCACAAATGGCATTCCAGACGAAAGGCTTTAACGCCCGCCTTTCACTTCAATGTCCTGCAGTCGTTCCTGGGCATATTCAA GGAAGAGTGCAAAAAGTTCCTTAACGTTTTAGAGAAAAATTTAGATGCTGAGCTGGAGCTTAACCAGGTTATTCCGCCATTCACTTTGAATAATATATGCG AAACTGCTCTGGGTGTGAAGCTGGATGACATGTCGGAGGGCAACGAATATAGAAAGGCCATCCATGCCATCGAGGAAATTCTAATTCAACGCGTGTGCAATCCGCTGATGTACTACAACTGGTATTTCTTCCTTTACGGAGACTACCGAAAGCATTCGCAGAATCTTCGGATAGTTCACGACCTCTCCAGTCGCATTATCGAACGAAAAAGGCAGCAATTCCAGCAGAAACAACTCGGAGAAGTCGATGAATTTGGCAGGAAGCAGCGATACGCCATGTTGGATACCCTGTTAGCGGCCGAAGCAGATGGTCAGATCGATCATCAGGGTATCTGCGATGAGGTGAATACCTTCATGTTCGAGGGATACGATACTACGTCCACTTGTCTTATATTCACCCTACTGATGCTGGCTCTCCATGAGGATGTCCAGAATAAGTGCTATGAGGAGGTGGAAAGTCTTCCCGAGGACAGCGATGACATCAGTATGTTTCAGTTCAACAAACTAGTCTACTTGGAGTGTGTGATAAAGGAATCGCTGAGAATGTTTCCATCAGTGCCATTCATTGGTCGCCAATGCGTGGAGGAGACTGTGGTGAATGGAATGGTGATGCCAAAGGACACCCAGATCAGCATCCACATATACGACATCATGAGGGATCCGCGACATTTCCCGAAACCAGATCTGTTCCAACCTGATCGATTTCTACCGGAGAACACAGTGAATCGTCATCCCTTTGCATATGTGCCTTTTAGTGCAGGACAGAGGAATTGCATTGGTCAGAAGTTTGCCATTCTGGAGATGAAGGTGCTCTTGGCAGCGGTTATTAGAAACTTCAAACTCCTGCCCGCCACCCAGTTGGAGGATCTCACTTTTGAGAACGGAATTGTGCTGCGCACACAAGAGAATATCAAAGTGAAGCTATCGAAAAGGGTCACATGA
- the LOC117150193 gene encoding probable cytochrome P450 4ac1 isoform X1 yields MQHVAAAITFVHNNKKRRDRASFSIQLCRHSTFHAQMQFVIAAVTVAAATAAVSAATPAALTIFVIQVHALVVQHVCAFISVSCHFHRKSSSIVGTMGKYAAWPGRKFAKKLLLIWNGHIGKKKKTIRVRTEDGSPLESKVAIMPGKTRFGNNLDILNFTPASVFNFVRESTAKAKGKNYLWYFLYAPMYNVVRPEEAEEVFQSTKLITKNVVYELIRPFLGDGLLISTDHKWHSRRKALTPAFHFNVLQSFLGIFKEECKKFLNVLEKNLDAELELNQVIPPFTLNNICETALGVKLDDMSEGNEYRKAIHAIEEILIQRVCNPLMYYNWYFFLYGDYRKHSQNLRIVHDLSSRIIERKRQQFQQKQLGEVDEFGRKQRYAMLDTLLAAEADGQIDHQGICDEVNTFMFEGYDTTSTCLIFTLLMLALHEDVQNKCYEEVESLPEDSDDISMFQFNKLVYLECVIKESLRMFPSVPFIGRQCVEETVVNGMVMPKDTQISIHIYDIMRDPRHFPKPDLFQPDRFLPENTVNRHPFAYVPFSAGQRNCIGQKFAILEMKVLLAAVIRNFKLLPATQLEDLTFENGIVLRTQENIKVKLSKRVT; encoded by the exons atgCAGCATGTTGCCGCCGCAATAACATTTGTTCATAACAACAAGAAACGGAGAGACAGGGCCAGTTTTTCCATCCAATTGTGCCGGCACAGCACTTTTCATGCCCAAATGCAGTTTGTGATTGCTGCTGTGAccgttgctgctgcaactgctgcagtTTCTGCTGCAACTCCTGCTGCATTGACTATTTTTGTCATCCAGGTCCACGCACTGGTCGTGCAGCATGTTTGCGCGTTCATCTCCGTCTCCTGCCATTTCCACAGAAAAT CCAGTTCCATAGTTGGAACGATGGGAAAATATGCCGCTTGGCCTGGGAGGAAATTTGCCAAGAAATTGTTATTAATCTGGAATGGTCATataggcaaaaaaaaaaaaacgatc CGGGTGCGAACCGAGGATGGCAGTCCATTGGAGAGCAAAGTGGCCATAATGCCGGGAAAAACGCGATTTGGCAACAACTTGGATATCCTGAACTTTACGCCAG ctagtgtttttaattttgtgcGCGAATCCACGGCCAAGGCCAAGGGTAAGAATTATCTGTGGTATTTTCTATATGCACCCATGTATAATGTGGTTCGACCCGAGGAAGCTGAGGAGGTATTCCAGAGCACCAAGCTGATAACCAAGAACGTGGTTTACGAACTGATTAGACCATTTCTGGGAGACGGACTCCTGATAAGCACGG ATCACAAATGGCATTCCAGACGAAAGGCTTTAACGCCCGCCTTTCACTTCAATGTCCTGCAGTCGTTCCTGGGCATATTCAA GGAAGAGTGCAAAAAGTTCCTTAACGTTTTAGAGAAAAATTTAGATGCTGAGCTGGAGCTTAACCAGGTTATTCCGCCATTCACTTTGAATAATATATGCG AAACTGCTCTGGGTGTGAAGCTGGATGACATGTCGGAGGGCAACGAATATAGAAAGGCCATCCATGCCATCGAGGAAATTCTAATTCAACGCGTGTGCAATCCGCTGATGTACTACAACTGGTATTTCTTCCTTTACGGAGACTACCGAAAGCATTCGCAGAATCTTCGGATAGTTCACGACCTCTCCAGTCGCATTATCGAACGAAAAAGGCAGCAATTCCAGCAGAAACAACTCGGAGAAGTCGATGAATTTGGCAGGAAGCAGCGATACGCCATGTTGGATACCCTGTTAGCGGCCGAAGCAGATGGTCAGATCGATCATCAGGGTATCTGCGATGAGGTGAATACCTTCATGTTCGAGGGATACGATACTACGTCCACTTGTCTTATATTCACCCTACTGATGCTGGCTCTCCATGAGGATGTCCAGAATAAGTGCTATGAGGAGGTGGAAAGTCTTCCCGAGGACAGCGATGACATCAGTATGTTTCAGTTCAACAAACTAGTCTACTTGGAGTGTGTGATAAAGGAATCGCTGAGAATGTTTCCATCAGTGCCATTCATTGGTCGCCAATGCGTGGAGGAGACTGTGGTGAATGGAATGGTGATGCCAAAGGACACCCAGATCAGCATCCACATATACGACATCATGAGGGATCCGCGACATTTCCCGAAACCAGATCTGTTCCAACCTGATCGATTTCTACCGGAGAACACAGTGAATCGTCATCCCTTTGCATATGTGCCTTTTAGTGCAGGACAGAGGAATTGCATTGGTCAGAAGTTTGCCATTCTGGAGATGAAGGTGCTCTTGGCAGCGGTTATTAGAAACTTCAAACTCCTGCCCGCCACCCAGTTGGAGGATCTCACTTTTGAGAACGGAATTGTGCTGCGCACACAAGAGAATATCAAAGTGAAGCTATCGAAAAGGGTCACATGA
- the LOC117150195 gene encoding probable cytochrome P450 4ac2, giving the protein MYLEVLFAVPLVIFIFRKLWAHLNRTYFILSLCKRIRTEDGSLLESKIYVAPSKTRFGNNFDLVNFTSESIFNFMRDSSAKAKGRNYLWYFFHAPMYNIVRAEEAEEVLQSTKLITKNMIYDLLKPFLGEGLLISTDQKWHSRRKALTPAFHFKVLQSFLIIFKEECSKLVKVLHQSVDTELELNQVIPQFTLNNVCETALGVKLDDLSEGIRYRQSIHAIEEVMQQRLCNPFFYNIVYFFLFGDYRKQVNNLKIAHEFSSNIIEKRRSLFKNNQLGQEDEFGKKQRYAMLDTLLAAEAEGQIDHQGICDEVNTFMFEGYDTTSTCLIFTLLMLALHEDVQKKCYEEIKYLPEDSDDISVFQFNELVYMECVIKESLRLFPSVPFIGRRCVEEGVVNGLIMPKNTQINIHLYEIMRDARHFSNPKQFQPDRFFPENTVNRHPFAFVPFSAGQRNCIGQKFAILEIKVLLAAVIRNFKILPVTHLDDLTFENGIVLRTKQNIKVKLVHRANK; this is encoded by the exons ATGTATTTGGAAGTCCTGTTCGCTGTTCCACTtgtgattttcatttttcgcAAGTTATGGGCTCATTTGAATAGAACCTACTTCATCCTGAGTCTTTGCAAACGAATTCGAACTGAAGACGGTAGTTTGCTGGAAAGCAAAATTTACGTAGCGCCGAGCAAAACGCGATTCGGAAACAACTTTGACCTCGTGAACTTTACATCTG AAAGCATCTTTAACTTCATGAGAGATTCATCTGCAAAAGCGAAAGGTCGAAACTATCTCTGGTATTTTTTCCATGCACCCATGTATAATATTGTTCGCGCCGAGGAAGCCGAGGAGGTATTGCAAAGTACCAAGCTTATCACCAAAAATATGATCTACGATCTTTTGAAACCGTTTTTGGGCGAAGGTCTGCTGATTAGCAcag ATCAGAAATGGCACTCTAGAAGAAAAGCCCTGACTCCTGCTTTTCATTTTAAAGTATTGCAGTCTTTTCTGATCATATTCAA AGAAGAGTGCAGTAAACTTGTGAAAGTCCTGCATCAAAGTGTGGATACGGAGTTGGAGCTCAATCAGGTTATTCCTCAGTTCACGCTTAATAATGTTTGCG AAACCGCACTGGGAGTAAAACTTGATGACTTGTCGGAGGGTATTCGATATCGCCAGTCGATTCACGCCATTGAAGAAGTTATGCAACAGCGCTTATGCAATCCGTTCTTCTATAACATAGTGTATTTCTTTCTATTCGGCGACTATCGAAAGCAGGTGAATAATTTGAAGATAGCCCACGAGTTCTCCAGTAACATCATAGAGAAAAGGAGAAGCCTCTTCAAGAACAACCAGCTCGGCCAAGAGGATGAATTTGGCAAGAAGCAGCGATACGCCATGTTGGATACCCTGTTAGCAGCCGAAGCAGAAGGTCAAATTGATCATCAGGGTATCTGCGATGAGGTCAATACCTTCATGTTCGAGGGATACGATACTACGTCCACTTGTCTTATATTTACCCTACTGATGCTGGCTCTCCACGAGGATGTCCAGAAAAAGTGCTATGAGGAGATCAAATACCTTCCCGAGGATAGCGACGATATCAGTGTGTTCCAGTTTAATGAACTGGTCTATATGGAATGTGTGATCAAGGAATCTCTCCGCTTGTTTCCCTCGGTGCCTTTCATTGGACGTCGGTGCGTGGAGGAGGGTGTGGTCAACGGTTTGATCATGCCCAAGAACACCCAAATCAACATTCACCTCTACGAAATCATGCGGGATGCCCGGCACTTTTCAAACCCAAAACAGTTTCAACCGGATCGATTCTTTCCAGAGAACACAGTGAATCGTCATCCCTTCGCTTTTGTGCCTTTTAGTGCGGGACAAAGGAATTGCATTGGTCAAAAGTTTGCCATCCTAGAGATTAAAGTTCTTCTGGCAGCGGTCATCaggaattttaaaatattgccTGTTACTCATCTCGATGATCTTACGTTTGAAAATGGAATTGTGCTGCGTACGAAGCAAAATATTAAGGTTAAACTGGTGCACAGGGCAAATAAATAA
- the LOC117150196 gene encoding probable cytochrome P450 4ac3, whose protein sequence is MWIALLGSSLLIGAIWFLLRQLNKTYFILSLCKRVRTADGSPLESKVFVIPGKTRFGNNLDLLNLTPATIFNYIRESTAQANGQNYIWNFLFAPEYNIVRAEDAEEIFQSTKIITKNMAYELIRPFLGDGLLISIDQKWHSRRKTLTPAFHFNILQTFLSIFKEESKKFIKILDKNVGCELELNQIIPQFTLNNICETALGVKLDDMSEGNEYRKAIHDFEIVFNQRMCNPLMYYNWYFFLFGDYKKYSRILRTIHGFSSGIIQRKRQHFKRKQLGQVDEFGKKQRYAMLDTLLAAEAEGKIDHQGICDEVNTFMFGGYDTTSTSLIFTLLLLALHDDVQERCYEELQNLPEDIDDISMFQFNELIHLECVIKESLRLFPSAPIIGRTCMEESVVNGLVLPKNAQISIHIYDIMRDPRHFPKPNQFLPERFLPENAVNRHPFAFVPFSAGPRNCIGQKFGILEMKVLLAAVIRNYKLLPATQLEDLTFENGIVLRTQQNIKVKFEARVK, encoded by the exons ATGTGGATCGCTCTGCTCGGGTCTTCACTTTTGATTGGGGCCATTTGGTTCCTGCTGAGACAACTTAATAAAACTTACTTTATTCTTTCATTATGCAAACGAGTGCGAACAGCGGATGGCAGTCCATTGGAAAGCAAAGTGTTTGTTATTCCCGGAAAAACGCGATTTGGCAACAATTTGGACCTACTTAATTTAACGCCTG CTACTATTTTTAACTACATACGAGAGTCCACTGCCCAAGCCAATGGACAAAATTATATATGGAATTTCCTATTTGCACCCGAATATAATATTGTTCGCGCCGAAGACGCTGAAGAAATATTTCAGAGCACAAAAATCATTACAAAGAATATGGCTTATGAATTGATAAGACCATTTCTGGGAGACGGGCTGCTGATAAGCATAG ATCAAAAATGGCACTCAAGAAGAAAAACATTGACCCCGgcttttcattttaatattcTGCAGACTTTTCTCTCTATTTTTAA AGAAGAGAGCAAAAAGTTTATCAAAATACTGGACAAGAACGTTGGCTGCGAGCTTGAACTTAACCAGATAATTCCACAGTTTACTCTAAATAATATTTGCG AAACTGCCCTGGGCGTAAAACTAGATGACATGTCGGAAGGAAACGAGTACAGAAAGGCCATCCACGACTTTGAAATAGTTTTCAATCAGCGCATGTGCAATCCGCTGATGTACTACAACTGGTACTTCTTCCTTTTCGGAGATTATAAAAAGTATTCCAGAATACTGCGTACAATTCACGGATTCTCGAGCGGTATCATTCAACGCAAAAGGCAGCATTTCAAGCGGAAACAACTTGGCCAAGTTGATGAATTTGGCAAGAAGCAGCGTTACGCCATGCTGGACACCCTTTTGGCAGCTGAAGCCGAGGGCAAGATCGATCATCAGGGAATCTGCGATGAGGTCAATACCTTTATGTTTGGTGGATACGATACCACATCAACCAGTCTAATCTTTACACTGTTATTGTTGGCTCTGCATGATGATGTCCAGGAGCGGTGCTACGAAGAGCTACAAAACCTTCCCGAGGACATTGATGACATCAGTATGTTCCAGTTCAACGAACTGATCCACTTGGAGTGTGTCATCAAGGAATCGCTGAGGTTGTTTCCCTCAGCTCCGATCATTGGCCGCACGTGCATGGAGGAAAGTGTAGTGAATGGTTTAGTCCTACCCAAGAATGCCCAGATTAGCATCCACATATACGACATTATGAGAGACCCACGTCATTTCCCGAAACCAAATCAGTTCCTGCCCGAACGTTTTCTGCCCGAGAACGCTGTGAATCGTCATCCCTTTGCATTTGTGCCCTTCAGTGCAGGCCCAAGGAATTGCATAGGTCAGAAGTTCGGCATCCTGGAGATGAAGGTGCTCCTGGCCGCTGTGATTAGGAACTACAAGCTCCTGCCCGCCACCCAGTTGGAGGATCTCACTTTTGAGAACGGAATCGTACTGCGCACACAGCAAAACATTAAAGTTAAATTTGAAGCAAGAGTGAAGTAG
- the LOC117150193 gene encoding probable cytochrome P450 4ac1 isoform X2, translating into MQHVAAAITFVHNNKKRRDRASFSIQLCRHSTFHAQMQFVIAAVTVAAATAAVSAATPAALTIFVIQVHALVVQHVCAFISVSCHFHRKSSSIVGTMGKYAAWPGRKFAKKLLLIWNGHIGKKKKTIRVRTEDGSPLESKVAIMPGKTRFGNNLDILNFTPASVFNFVRESTAKAKAEEVFQSTKLITKNVVYELIRPFLGDGLLISTDHKWHSRRKALTPAFHFNVLQSFLGIFKEECKKFLNVLEKNLDAELELNQVIPPFTLNNICETALGVKLDDMSEGNEYRKAIHAIEEILIQRVCNPLMYYNWYFFLYGDYRKHSQNLRIVHDLSSRIIERKRQQFQQKQLGEVDEFGRKQRYAMLDTLLAAEADGQIDHQGICDEVNTFMFEGYDTTSTCLIFTLLMLALHEDVQNKCYEEVESLPEDSDDISMFQFNKLVYLECVIKESLRMFPSVPFIGRQCVEETVVNGMVMPKDTQISIHIYDIMRDPRHFPKPDLFQPDRFLPENTVNRHPFAYVPFSAGQRNCIGQKFAILEMKVLLAAVIRNFKLLPATQLEDLTFENGIVLRTQENIKVKLSKRVT; encoded by the exons atgCAGCATGTTGCCGCCGCAATAACATTTGTTCATAACAACAAGAAACGGAGAGACAGGGCCAGTTTTTCCATCCAATTGTGCCGGCACAGCACTTTTCATGCCCAAATGCAGTTTGTGATTGCTGCTGTGAccgttgctgctgcaactgctgcagtTTCTGCTGCAACTCCTGCTGCATTGACTATTTTTGTCATCCAGGTCCACGCACTGGTCGTGCAGCATGTTTGCGCGTTCATCTCCGTCTCCTGCCATTTCCACAGAAAAT CCAGTTCCATAGTTGGAACGATGGGAAAATATGCCGCTTGGCCTGGGAGGAAATTTGCCAAGAAATTGTTATTAATCTGGAATGGTCATataggcaaaaaaaaaaaaacgatc CGGGTGCGAACCGAGGATGGCAGTCCATTGGAGAGCAAAGTGGCCATAATGCCGGGAAAAACGCGATTTGGCAACAACTTGGATATCCTGAACTTTACGCCAG ctagtgtttttaattttgtgcGCGAATCCACGGCCAAGGCCAAGG CTGAGGAGGTATTCCAGAGCACCAAGCTGATAACCAAGAACGTGGTTTACGAACTGATTAGACCATTTCTGGGAGACGGACTCCTGATAAGCACGG ATCACAAATGGCATTCCAGACGAAAGGCTTTAACGCCCGCCTTTCACTTCAATGTCCTGCAGTCGTTCCTGGGCATATTCAA GGAAGAGTGCAAAAAGTTCCTTAACGTTTTAGAGAAAAATTTAGATGCTGAGCTGGAGCTTAACCAGGTTATTCCGCCATTCACTTTGAATAATATATGCG AAACTGCTCTGGGTGTGAAGCTGGATGACATGTCGGAGGGCAACGAATATAGAAAGGCCATCCATGCCATCGAGGAAATTCTAATTCAACGCGTGTGCAATCCGCTGATGTACTACAACTGGTATTTCTTCCTTTACGGAGACTACCGAAAGCATTCGCAGAATCTTCGGATAGTTCACGACCTCTCCAGTCGCATTATCGAACGAAAAAGGCAGCAATTCCAGCAGAAACAACTCGGAGAAGTCGATGAATTTGGCAGGAAGCAGCGATACGCCATGTTGGATACCCTGTTAGCGGCCGAAGCAGATGGTCAGATCGATCATCAGGGTATCTGCGATGAGGTGAATACCTTCATGTTCGAGGGATACGATACTACGTCCACTTGTCTTATATTCACCCTACTGATGCTGGCTCTCCATGAGGATGTCCAGAATAAGTGCTATGAGGAGGTGGAAAGTCTTCCCGAGGACAGCGATGACATCAGTATGTTTCAGTTCAACAAACTAGTCTACTTGGAGTGTGTGATAAAGGAATCGCTGAGAATGTTTCCATCAGTGCCATTCATTGGTCGCCAATGCGTGGAGGAGACTGTGGTGAATGGAATGGTGATGCCAAAGGACACCCAGATCAGCATCCACATATACGACATCATGAGGGATCCGCGACATTTCCCGAAACCAGATCTGTTCCAACCTGATCGATTTCTACCGGAGAACACAGTGAATCGTCATCCCTTTGCATATGTGCCTTTTAGTGCAGGACAGAGGAATTGCATTGGTCAGAAGTTTGCCATTCTGGAGATGAAGGTGCTCTTGGCAGCGGTTATTAGAAACTTCAAACTCCTGCCCGCCACCCAGTTGGAGGATCTCACTTTTGAGAACGGAATTGTGCTGCGCACACAAGAGAATATCAAAGTGAAGCTATCGAAAAGGGTCACATGA
- the LOC117150193 gene encoding probable cytochrome P450 4ac1 isoform X3, giving the protein MWIALLGTPILLAVLTLLVKQINKTYFILSLTKRVRTEDGSPLESKVAIMPGKTRFGNNLDILNFTPASVFNFVRESTAKAKGKNYLWYFLYAPMYNVVRPEEAEEVFQSTKLITKNVVYELIRPFLGDGLLISTDHKWHSRRKALTPAFHFNVLQSFLGIFKEECKKFLNVLEKNLDAELELNQVIPPFTLNNICETALGVKLDDMSEGNEYRKAIHAIEEILIQRVCNPLMYYNWYFFLYGDYRKHSQNLRIVHDLSSRIIERKRQQFQQKQLGEVDEFGRKQRYAMLDTLLAAEADGQIDHQGICDEVNTFMFEGYDTTSTCLIFTLLMLALHEDVQNKCYEEVESLPEDSDDISMFQFNKLVYLECVIKESLRMFPSVPFIGRQCVEETVVNGMVMPKDTQISIHIYDIMRDPRHFPKPDLFQPDRFLPENTVNRHPFAYVPFSAGQRNCIGQKFAILEMKVLLAAVIRNFKLLPATQLEDLTFENGIVLRTQENIKVKLSKRVT; this is encoded by the exons ATGTGGATTGCTCTGCTGGGGACTCCGATTTTGTTGGCGGTCCTGACGCTTCTTgtaaaacaaattaacaaaACCTACTTCATACTCTCATTAACAAAGCGGGTGCGAACCGAGGATGGCAGTCCATTGGAGAGCAAAGTGGCCATAATGCCGGGAAAAACGCGATTTGGCAACAACTTGGATATCCTGAACTTTACGCCAG ctagtgtttttaattttgtgcGCGAATCCACGGCCAAGGCCAAGGGTAAGAATTATCTGTGGTATTTTCTATATGCACCCATGTATAATGTGGTTCGACCCGAGGAAGCTGAGGAGGTATTCCAGAGCACCAAGCTGATAACCAAGAACGTGGTTTACGAACTGATTAGACCATTTCTGGGAGACGGACTCCTGATAAGCACGG ATCACAAATGGCATTCCAGACGAAAGGCTTTAACGCCCGCCTTTCACTTCAATGTCCTGCAGTCGTTCCTGGGCATATTCAA GGAAGAGTGCAAAAAGTTCCTTAACGTTTTAGAGAAAAATTTAGATGCTGAGCTGGAGCTTAACCAGGTTATTCCGCCATTCACTTTGAATAATATATGCG AAACTGCTCTGGGTGTGAAGCTGGATGACATGTCGGAGGGCAACGAATATAGAAAGGCCATCCATGCCATCGAGGAAATTCTAATTCAACGCGTGTGCAATCCGCTGATGTACTACAACTGGTATTTCTTCCTTTACGGAGACTACCGAAAGCATTCGCAGAATCTTCGGATAGTTCACGACCTCTCCAGTCGCATTATCGAACGAAAAAGGCAGCAATTCCAGCAGAAACAACTCGGAGAAGTCGATGAATTTGGCAGGAAGCAGCGATACGCCATGTTGGATACCCTGTTAGCGGCCGAAGCAGATGGTCAGATCGATCATCAGGGTATCTGCGATGAGGTGAATACCTTCATGTTCGAGGGATACGATACTACGTCCACTTGTCTTATATTCACCCTACTGATGCTGGCTCTCCATGAGGATGTCCAGAATAAGTGCTATGAGGAGGTGGAAAGTCTTCCCGAGGACAGCGATGACATCAGTATGTTTCAGTTCAACAAACTAGTCTACTTGGAGTGTGTGATAAAGGAATCGCTGAGAATGTTTCCATCAGTGCCATTCATTGGTCGCCAATGCGTGGAGGAGACTGTGGTGAATGGAATGGTGATGCCAAAGGACACCCAGATCAGCATCCACATATACGACATCATGAGGGATCCGCGACATTTCCCGAAACCAGATCTGTTCCAACCTGATCGATTTCTACCGGAGAACACAGTGAATCGTCATCCCTTTGCATATGTGCCTTTTAGTGCAGGACAGAGGAATTGCATTGGTCAGAAGTTTGCCATTCTGGAGATGAAGGTGCTCTTGGCAGCGGTTATTAGAAACTTCAAACTCCTGCCCGCCACCCAGTTGGAGGATCTCACTTTTGAGAACGGAATTGTGCTGCGCACACAAGAGAATATCAAAGTGAAGCTATCGAAAAGGGTCACATGA